GTCTTTGCTGTGTTGCCTGTAGCTGCTGCAGGGTTTGTCTATACCGTTCCGCTTCAGCTACTGCGAGCATCGGAATTTGTCAGTTACCTAAATAGAACAGGTCGCCCCATCCTATTCGGCTACAGAACCGTGCATGAACCTTTCGACTCACACGGCTCCTCATAGTTACAGCGTTTGACAATCGCACCACCTTCATGCTGCCACCCCGTGGGCTTGGTCATGACAATTTCTGTGAAGAAGATTTAGGTTGGTTTCCTTGTTGTTCTTGTGGTTTCCGTCGATATGATGGACTTCCACAAGATCACGGGATGTGAGAAAGAGTTCACATCTTCCACACTTTCCTTCCTGTTTCTTCATTAATTTCGCAACTCTAGGTGAGATGGTTGGCTCTTTACCCATCCGTTCTGACCAATCGGCCCAATCTCCATCAAAAGGAGATTTGGAAGGGTTAATCATAGCGTGTCGGATTATCTTGTGATCAGTATGCTCCATCAGGAATTCACCTGAAGCAGTCATGAATCGCCAATTATATCCTCCATATCTGCGGAAGCATCGATCTTTGATCCACATCTTCCCTTTGTGAAAATGGTTAAAACACGCCCATCTCCACAACTTCTCGTACATCCGGTGTTTTAGGTATTCAAAGGTCTTCCTAGCCACTGTTGTGCAGTGGTATCTACTCCAACCTTTGATGATCGGATTAAGTTTCGAAATCAGAGCAATCTGATTTGTTCCCTTATGCCGTTCCACTACCTCACCGACTTTAGCGAGATGTCGCTTGGCCGCATCTTTGGATGGCTTGATAATGGTTTTATGACCCAATTTGGTCGTCTTATCCCGATATTGCCTTATTTCACAGCCCAGAAAATCAAAGCCAGCTTTGCCGTCCAGATTTTCTATGGTGTGGGCAATTTTCGTCTTAGATGGTTTGAGTTCCAAACCCATTTCTGCCAGCCAATCGGAGATTACTTCTTTTGCCTTTTCCACGATGTCCTTGTCTCTGTGGATAACCACAAAGTCATCTGCGTAGCGGATGATAGCCATCGCTTTTCTGGCATCTCTCCTATTGCCACACATTGGTGGCAGTCCTTCTCGCTTCACTCTGGCCTTGGTAGATTGGAAGAGATCCTCGTCCAATCTGTCCTTGACGTGTTCTTCCATACCGTCTAATGCAATGTTCGCCAACAGAGGGGAGACTACCCCACCCTGTGGTGTACCTGCATCAGATTTCTGAAAGACACCATCGTCCAGAATTCCTGCTTTCAACCATCCTTTGATGATCTTGCGCAGTCTAGGATAGGTGTTTACCTTCCTGAGAAGGGCATCATGATCAATATTGTCGAAGCATCCCTTAATATCGGCATCTAAGACGAAGGAACCTCCGGCTTTTCTTCCGATAGCTTTGTAGATTGCTTCTGTTGCATCATGTGCGGCTCTACCTGCTCGGAATCCATAACTGTTCGGCTCAAATTTGGCCTCCCACTCTGGTTCCATTGCGAGTTTCACAAGTGCTTGCTTGGCTCTATCTTCCATCACGGGAATTCCCAGAGGACGAACCTCGTTCTTTCCTGCTTTTGGAATGTAGATCCTTCTGACAGGTTTGGGTTCTTTGCTCCAGTCGATTTCTTCGACCAGACGGACTCTCTCTTCTGGTGTCAATTTCTTAACCCCATCGATACCAGCGGTTTTCTTACCGCTGTTGTCCTGTGTTACCCTGCGCACTGCCAACAGCTTTGCGCACTTTGACTTGATTAGAAGCCGTTGAAGTTTATGTACCTTAAAGGTTTCTTCTCTTTTGGTGGTTTGATAGATTCGCTTTTGTAGCTTGAATACATTCTTTTCCACGGTTGCCCATGGAATCTGATTCCATTTATACCTACGAGTTTCCTCATGGCTCATAGCTTCTGTACTACTACTCATGACTCTATCTTCCATAACTAAGTGACCACGTCTGCATATCCTTGGTGTTACCCAAGGCGTTGGCTTCTTGGTCAGTCCTGCCCCATGTAGGCATTCGGCTAGCTATCTTCTCAGACGAACTGAGGGCACTGCATGGGGTTACTCCGTTCCGCATACTCGTTATTGCGCCGGACTTAGACTCCTGTTTTTTGCCGGTGACGCTCAAGGGTATCGAGATGACCCCATTCACGGTCATCCCCTCACGGTCACTCACCATTTTGGTTACAGCGTGACAACTTGCTTTCGCTGCTTTCGACGTAACGACATTTGACACAGGTTCCTGATCGTAGTCATATCCAGCTTTGCTCGGGACGATTCGTGCCTGCAAGTTGGCACTTAGACCCTTTTCTCCCATGCTTTCGACCTGTGGGTTGCTAATCCACAAACCGTGGGAGATGCTGTTACCCCGATA
The SAR324 cluster bacterium DNA segment above includes these coding regions:
- the ltrA gene encoding group II intron reverse transcriptase/maturase, coding for MSSSTEAMSHEETRRYKWNQIPWATVEKNVFKLQKRIYQTTKREETFKVHKLQRLLIKSKCAKLLAVRRVTQDNSGKKTAGIDGVKKLTPEERVRLVEEIDWSKEPKPVRRIYIPKAGKNEVRPLGIPVMEDRAKQALVKLAMEPEWEAKFEPNSYGFRAGRAAHDATEAIYKAIGRKAGGSFVLDADIKGCFDNIDHDALLRKVNTYPRLRKIIKGWLKAGILDDGVFQKSDAGTPQGGVVSPLLANIALDGMEEHVKDRLDEDLFQSTKARVKREGLPPMCGNRRDARKAMAIIRYADDFVVIHRDKDIVEKAKEVISDWLAEMGLELKPSKTKIAHTIENLDGKAGFDFLGCEIRQYRDKTTKLGHKTIIKPSKDAAKRHLAKVGEVVERHKGTNQIALISKLNPIIKGWSRYHCTTVARKTFEYLKHRMYEKLWRWACFNHFHKGKMWIKDRCFRRYGGYNWRFMTASGEFLMEHTDHKIIRHAMINPSKSPFDGDWADWSERMGKEPTISPRVAKLMKKQEGKCGRCELFLTSRDLVEVHHIDGNHKNNKETNLNLLHRNCHDQAHGVAA